One window of the Allosaccharopolyspora coralli genome contains the following:
- a CDS encoding isochorismatase family protein: protein MDERAGTALIVVDVQNDFCEGGSLAVGGGAGVASAISRHIGHGGYDAVVATRDYHVDPGAHFSDDPDFVTSWPVHCVVGTPGAAFHPDLDVAGVHEVFSKGAYDDGYSGFEGANRSERPLAEWLRERDVRHVEIVGIATDHCVRATALDAAREGFATTVRLDLTAGVSRATVDKALADFDAAGVATRGEPLVANS from the coding sequence ATGGACGAACGGGCCGGCACGGCGTTGATCGTGGTCGACGTGCAGAACGACTTCTGTGAGGGCGGCTCGCTCGCGGTCGGCGGCGGCGCCGGGGTGGCGTCGGCGATCTCGCGGCACATCGGCCACGGCGGCTACGACGCGGTGGTCGCCACCCGCGACTACCACGTCGACCCGGGCGCGCATTTCAGCGACGATCCCGATTTCGTGACGTCGTGGCCGGTGCACTGCGTCGTGGGAACCCCGGGCGCCGCGTTCCATCCGGACCTCGACGTCGCCGGGGTGCACGAGGTCTTCTCCAAGGGCGCGTACGACGACGGCTACTCCGGGTTCGAGGGCGCGAATCGCTCGGAGCGCCCGCTGGCGGAGTGGCTGCGCGAGCGCGACGTGCGACACGTGGAGATCGTCGGCATCGCGACCGATCACTGCGTGCGTGCCACCGCCCTGGATGCGGCGCGCGAGGGATTCGCCACGACCGTGCGGCTCGACCTCACCGCCGGGGTGTCGCGGGCGACGGTGGACAAGGCGCTCGCCGACTTCGACGCCGCCGGTGTCGCCACGCGCGGCGAACCGCTCGTGGCGAACAGCTGA
- a CDS encoding nicotinate phosphoribosyltransferase — protein MTSSGHAPARRSAGSSALFTDHYELTMLSAALRDGTADRPCVFEVFARRLPDGRRYGVVAGVDRVLDALANFRFDDAELEMLARDEVVDGETLEWLRRYRFSGDVDGYPEGELYFPGSPVLTVRGTFAEAVLLETLVLSILNHDSAIASAAARMVSAANGRRIIEMGSRRTHEESAVAAARAAHLAGFAGTSNLEAGRRYGIPTTGTSAHSFTLVHDSEHEAFAAQVAALGTGTTLLVDTYDISRGIDTAIEVAGTGLGAIRIDSGDVGVLARQAREQLDALGATGTRIVVSGDLDEHAIAALRAEPVDGYGVGTSLVTGSGAPTASMVYKLVEVDGRPVAKRSSHKESRGGHKEAFRRHKPTGTAIEEVVYPVDGPPPKQGEDDRPLRIPLVRDGEVVPDRPSLEDNRQRLRHALVSVPWEGLKLSHGEPAIPTVFPDSYGHG, from the coding sequence ATGACGTCTTCTGGGCACGCCCCGGCGCGACGGTCCGCCGGGAGCAGCGCACTGTTCACCGACCACTACGAGCTGACCATGCTGTCTGCGGCGCTGCGGGACGGGACCGCCGACCGTCCGTGCGTGTTCGAGGTCTTCGCGCGCCGCCTGCCCGACGGACGCCGCTACGGGGTCGTCGCCGGCGTGGACCGCGTGCTGGACGCACTGGCGAACTTCCGGTTCGACGACGCCGAGCTGGAGATGCTCGCGCGCGACGAGGTCGTCGACGGTGAGACCCTGGAATGGTTGCGCCGCTACCGGTTCAGCGGGGACGTGGACGGCTATCCCGAGGGTGAGCTGTACTTTCCCGGCTCGCCGGTGCTCACGGTGCGCGGCACCTTCGCCGAGGCGGTGCTGCTGGAGACGCTGGTGCTGTCGATCCTCAACCACGACAGTGCGATCGCCTCCGCCGCCGCCCGCATGGTCTCGGCCGCCAACGGTCGGCGGATCATCGAGATGGGCTCGCGGCGCACCCACGAAGAGTCCGCCGTCGCGGCGGCTCGCGCGGCCCACCTCGCCGGATTCGCAGGCACATCGAACCTGGAAGCCGGGCGTCGCTACGGAATTCCCACGACCGGAACCTCCGCGCACTCCTTCACGCTCGTGCACGATTCGGAGCACGAGGCGTTCGCCGCGCAGGTCGCGGCACTCGGCACCGGCACGACGCTGCTCGTCGACACCTACGACATCAGCCGGGGCATCGACACGGCGATCGAGGTCGCGGGAACCGGGCTGGGCGCGATCCGCATCGACTCCGGGGACGTCGGCGTGCTCGCACGGCAGGCACGCGAGCAGCTCGACGCTCTCGGCGCCACCGGGACCCGGATCGTCGTCTCGGGAGACCTGGACGAACACGCGATCGCGGCGCTGCGCGCGGAGCCGGTCGACGGCTACGGCGTCGGCACCTCGCTGGTGACGGGCTCCGGTGCTCCCACGGCGAGCATGGTCTACAAGCTCGTGGAGGTCGACGGGCGCCCGGTTGCCAAACGCAGCTCGCACAAGGAATCCCGCGGCGGCCACAAGGAGGCGTTCCGGCGGCACAAGCCGACCGGCACCGCCATCGAGGAGGTCGTGTACCCGGTCGACGGTCCACCTCCGAAGCAGGGCGAGGACGACCGGCCGTTGCGGATCCCGTTGGTCCGCGACGGTGAAGTCGTCCCGGATCGGCCGTCGTTGGAGGACAATCGACAGCGCCTGCGGCACGCGCTGGTCAGCGTGCCGTGGGAGGGGTTGAAGCTCTCGCACGGGGAGCCTGCGATCCCGACGGTGTTCCCGGACAGCTACGGACACGGGTGA
- the clpS gene encoding ATP-dependent Clp protease adapter ClpS, translating into MTSPAEVERAQPNEAAAGDTPWVTLVWNDPVNLMSYVTYVLQQIFGYSRDHATKLMLDVHHKGRAVVSSGAKEKVENDVAKLHAAGLWATMQKDS; encoded by the coding sequence ATGACTTCGCCCGCTGAAGTGGAGCGCGCGCAGCCGAACGAGGCCGCGGCCGGGGACACGCCCTGGGTGACGCTGGTCTGGAACGACCCCGTCAACCTCATGTCGTATGTGACCTACGTCCTGCAGCAGATCTTCGGCTACAGCCGTGACCACGCGACGAAGCTGATGCTCGACGTCCACCACAAGGGTCGTGCGGTGGTCTCCTCGGGTGCGAAGGAAAAAGTCGAGAACGACGTCGCGAAACTCCACGCCGCCGGCTTGTGGGCGACCATGCAGAAGGATTCCTGA
- a CDS encoding DUF2017 domain-containing protein, whose protein sequence is MDGWTRTDGHVVTDLAQPEAALLRGLVGQIKDMLTERASEAPEDELAALTGIRTGPSTPPEHQALARLLPDFYRTDPETGESDEDEQNAAGAMRSLHEPELIDLKTGVAETVLSTCPAGGGRVELSDEQAQSWLAALNDVRLALGSVLDIDDDTADEPNIDDPSLDELKREHYGAYQWLTWVQDSLVQAVMAD, encoded by the coding sequence GTGGACGGTTGGACCCGTACCGACGGTCACGTCGTGACCGACCTCGCCCAGCCCGAAGCGGCACTGCTGCGGGGACTGGTCGGCCAGATCAAGGACATGCTCACCGAGCGGGCTTCGGAAGCGCCGGAGGACGAGCTCGCTGCGCTGACAGGCATCCGGACCGGTCCCTCGACGCCGCCGGAGCATCAGGCACTGGCTCGGCTGCTGCCCGACTTCTACCGCACGGACCCGGAAACCGGGGAGTCCGACGAGGACGAGCAGAACGCGGCCGGGGCCATGCGATCCCTGCACGAGCCGGAGCTGATCGACCTCAAGACCGGGGTGGCCGAGACGGTGCTGTCCACCTGCCCGGCGGGCGGCGGCCGGGTCGAACTCAGCGACGAGCAGGCGCAGAGCTGGCTGGCCGCGCTCAACGACGTGCGGCTCGCACTCGGCTCGGTGCTCGACATCGACGACGACACCGCCGACGAACCGAACATCGACGACCCGTCCCTCGACGAACTCAAACGGGAGCACTACGGCGCGTACCAGTGGCTGACCTGGGTGCAGGACAGTCTGGTGCAAGCAGTCATGGCTGACTGA